From Acomys russatus chromosome 2, mAcoRus1.1, whole genome shotgun sequence, one genomic window encodes:
- the Baat gene encoding bile acid-CoA:amino acid N-acyltransferase: protein MFQLIATPSNALADEPVSIRAIGLPPSQMVTIKATLKDEKENLFQSKAFYKANEAGEVDLEQASSLGGDYVGVHPMGLFWSLKPKRAFQRLIKKDVINSPFCITLDLYDSVIIQDTVTTPPKASQIVQRWFAGPGVQREQIREGRVRGALFLPPGKGPFPGIIDLFGSYGGLFEFRASLLASHGFAVMALAYFAYEDLPDTLLVEDLDYFEEAANFLLAHPKIQQPGIGVISLSKGADIGLAMACYLKQVVATVCINGFSIVFDIPLRYRDLVVTPIQLALERTEVHVSGAVRLRHYTDDSSNKLNPQNILPIEKAQGKILFIVGENDECLDSKANAQRALDQLRRHGRSNGRMLAYPGAGHIIEPPFSPHCFASWHSVLGKPLLWGGDPIAHAAAQEHSWREILKFFRQHLLHSGSKL from the exons ATGTTCCAACTGATAGCCACCCCTTCAAATGCCCTTGCAGATGAGCCCGTGTCCATCCGAGCAATAGGCCTGCCTCCATCACAGATGGTGACCATCAAAGCAACACTGAAGGATGAGAAAGAGAATCTGTTCCAATCCAAAGCCTTTTACAAGGCCAACGAGGCTGGCGAAGTTGACCTGGAGCAGGCATCATCCCTGGGCGGTGACTATGTAGGGGTTCATCCAATGGGCCTCTTTTGGTCTCTGAAGCCCAAGAGGGCTTTCCAGAGGCTGATCAAGAAAGATGTGATCAACAGCCCCTTTTGCATCACTCTGGACCTATATGACTCTGTTATCATCCAAGATACAGTTACAACTCCACCCAAGGCCAGTCAGATAGTACAGCGTTGGTTTGCTGGCCCTGGGGTTCAGCGGGAGCAGATCCGAGAAGGTCGGGTGCGTGGagccctttttctccctccag GGAAGGGTCCTTTCCCAGGAATTATTGATTTGTTTGGGAGCTATGGGGGTCTATTTGAATTCCGTGCCAGTCTTCTGGCTTCCCATGGCTTTGCAGTGATGGCATTAGCATATTTTGCCTATGAAGACCTGCCTGACACACTGTTGGTGGAGGACTTGGATTATTTTGAGGAAGCAGCCAATTTCCTACTAGCTCACCCCAAG ATCCAGCAGCCAGGAATTGGTGTGATTTCCTTGAGCAAAGGTGCAGATATCGGGCTGGCCATGGCCTGTTATCTGAAGCAAGTGGTTGCCACTGTCTGCATAAATGGGTTCAGCATCGTTTTTGATATTCCACTAAGATACCGAGATCTGGTGGTGACACCCATCCAACTGGCTCTGGAGCGCACCGAAGTCCATGTCTCAGGTGCTGTGCGCCTCCGTCACTATACGGATGATTCCTCGAATAAGCTGAACCCACAGAACATACTTCCCATCGAAAAGGCTCAAGGGAAGATCCTCTTCATTGTAGGAGAGAATGACGAATGCCTGGATAGCAAGGCAAACGCACAGAGGGCCTTGGACCAACTCAGGAGGCATGGGAGAAGCAACGGAAGGATGCTGGCATATCCCGGGGCGGGTCACATCATAGAGCCGCCCTTTTCTCCTCATTGCTTTGCATCCTGGCACTCCGTCTTGGGTAAACCCTTGCTTTGGGGAGGAGATCCCATTGCTCACGCGGCAGCCCAGGAACACTCCTGGAGAGAGATCCTGAAGTTCTTC